The proteins below come from a single Triticum aestivum cultivar Chinese Spring chromosome 5D, IWGSC CS RefSeq v2.1, whole genome shotgun sequence genomic window:
- the LOC123120392 gene encoding transmembrane protein 230 — protein sequence MAARRNIPYSVLPTEDRDEDNVDRRFTYTPKSLRRIPWKSIALALFLLFLGSSLLFLSYFINTGHMEGDSSQVYGLLFLGILAFLPGFYETRVAYYSWRGAPGFTFAAIPDY from the exons ATGGCGGCCAGACGGAACATTCCTTATTCTGTTCTTCCTACGGAGGACAGGGATGAAGACAATGTTGACCGCCGGTTCACATATACTCCAAAATCCTTGAGGAGGATCCCGTGGAAGTCGATTGCCCTAGCATTGTTCCTCCTCTTCCTGGGAAGCTCTCTTCTCTTCCTTTCATATTTTATAAACACAGGTCACATGGAGGGTGATAGCTCTCAGGTGTATGGTCTATTGTTCCTGGGTATCCTTGCCTTTCTTCCTG GATTTTATGAGACCCGAGTTGCATACTATTCATGGAGAGGAGCACCAGGGTTCACCTTTGCAGCCATTCCAGACTATTAG